The following proteins come from a genomic window of Gimesia chilikensis:
- a CDS encoding LexA family protein: MKRLTVKQQAILSFIRVYRARAGAAPTVREIGAAFGIRSTNGVVDHLKALEHKGRLKRIGTMPRGIEVIENLRMRFSGTVS; the protein is encoded by the coding sequence ATGAAACGACTCACAGTAAAACAGCAGGCGATCCTCAGTTTCATCCGCGTTTACCGAGCCAGAGCAGGGGCCGCCCCCACCGTACGGGAAATCGGCGCCGCCTTCGGCATCAGATCCACCAACGGCGTTGTCGACCACCTCAAAGCCCTGGAACACAAAGGCCGCCTCAAACGCATCGGCACCATGCCCCGCGGCATCGAAGTCATCGAAAACCTGCGTATGCGATTTTCAGGGACCGTTTCCTGA
- a CDS encoding DUF1501 domain-containing protein, which translates to MSADRSVYCPGPMSRRSFLQAGYMALGGLGLADLLRQRVLANSLNPQAGNREDTAVIFIWLLGGPSHMETYDMKPNAPSDYRGQLNPIATRTPGMEICELLPLHAKVADKFSIIRSISHEDSQHARGSVRFLSGRKTQSVNPVSEFPTVGPIVAKMREHRRVGVPNYVASSPRAYGGGSAYLGESAMPFVVGGNPGAPGYSVPNLSVSNSVKDRLDDRLGLLQSFDSFRRDVDLHGSMQALDNINEQALGMLTSDKARQAFDLSQESEATRDRYGRHKWGQRALLARRLVEAGTSFVTMYMNNPDIPGTQKNRIHSNWDIHAINGDLYYDLSVRMPPFDRAVSALIEDIYARGLDKRVLLVVSGEFGRTPRIDVKPGTKSKVMQPGRDHWPGAMSVLVSGGGAPMGQVIGSTTAKGEYAKDNKLDPNDLLATVYHFMGIDQNHEFLDRSGRPMPILPHGSPIKELI; encoded by the coding sequence AGCGCGTACTGGCTAACTCACTCAATCCCCAGGCAGGCAACCGTGAAGATACCGCAGTGATTTTCATCTGGCTGCTGGGCGGCCCCAGTCATATGGAAACGTATGACATGAAACCCAACGCCCCCAGTGACTATCGCGGACAGCTCAATCCCATCGCTACGCGGACGCCCGGCATGGAGATCTGCGAACTGCTTCCGCTGCACGCGAAAGTCGCCGATAAATTTTCGATCATCCGCTCCATCTCACATGAAGACTCACAACACGCCCGCGGTTCAGTCCGTTTTCTGAGCGGTCGTAAAACACAGAGCGTTAACCCGGTCTCCGAGTTTCCCACCGTCGGTCCTATCGTCGCCAAAATGCGCGAGCACCGTCGCGTCGGCGTGCCCAATTATGTCGCCAGTTCTCCACGGGCTTACGGGGGTGGCAGTGCCTACCTGGGGGAATCCGCGATGCCCTTTGTCGTAGGTGGGAATCCGGGTGCGCCGGGTTACTCAGTGCCCAACCTCTCGGTTTCCAACAGTGTCAAAGATCGCCTCGATGACCGACTGGGACTGCTGCAGTCGTTTGACAGCTTCCGCAGAGACGTCGACCTGCACGGTTCCATGCAGGCCCTGGATAACATCAACGAACAGGCCCTGGGCATGCTCACCAGTGACAAAGCCCGTCAGGCTTTTGATCTGTCACAGGAGAGCGAAGCTACCCGCGACCGTTACGGCAGACACAAATGGGGCCAGCGGGCATTGCTGGCACGGCGACTCGTCGAAGCGGGCACCAGCTTCGTCACGATGTATATGAACAACCCCGACATTCCCGGTACCCAGAAAAACCGCATCCATTCCAACTGGGACATCCACGCGATTAACGGCGACCTGTATTACGACCTGAGCGTGCGGATGCCTCCGTTCGACCGGGCCGTTTCGGCACTGATTGAAGATATTTATGCTCGCGGTCTTGATAAGAGAGTCCTGCTGGTCGTCTCGGGAGAATTCGGCCGCACACCCCGGATTGATGTGAAACCCGGCACCAAAAGCAAGGTCATGCAGCCGGGCCGCGACCACTGGCCGGGGGCGATGTCGGTCCTGGTCTCCGGAGGTGGGGCTCCCATGGGACAGGTCATCGGCTCGACGACCGCCAAGGGAGAATACGCCAAGGACAACAAGCTGGATCCTAACGACCTGCTGGCCACTGTCTACCATTTCATGGGCATTGACCAGAATCACGAATTCCTGGACCGCAGCGGCCGCCCCATGCCTATTCTGCCTCATGGTTCACCAATCAAAGAACTAATCTAA
- a CDS encoding DODA-type extradiol aromatic ring-opening family dioxygenase — MTKQSPKALFLSHGGGPLPLLGDPGHREMVSCLKQIASQIPRPAAIVIVSAHWEESLPTITAGEQPPLIYDYHGFPEESYQIQYPCPGKPVLAHEVAELLQQSNIEARLDEIRGFDHGMFVPLKIMYPEADIPCVQLSIVNSLEPQQHIQMGQALQSLHQQKVLVIGSGFSFHNLDAFFSAETPESQKMNQSFEEWLVETFCSTDYSETERMQRLTAWADVYGARFCHPREEHLLPLHVCYGVAQAPCSAVYEIQILNKKASMFLW, encoded by the coding sequence ATGACGAAACAGTCCCCGAAAGCACTGTTCCTCTCACATGGGGGCGGCCCACTGCCGCTGCTGGGGGATCCCGGCCATCGTGAAATGGTTTCCTGCCTGAAACAGATTGCCTCCCAAATCCCCAGACCCGCTGCGATAGTGATCGTGAGTGCCCACTGGGAAGAGTCGCTGCCCACCATCACGGCCGGGGAACAGCCACCTTTGATCTATGACTACCACGGGTTTCCGGAAGAGTCCTATCAAATTCAGTATCCCTGCCCGGGCAAGCCTGTACTGGCGCACGAAGTCGCTGAACTCTTGCAACAAAGCAATATCGAAGCCCGACTGGATGAGATACGCGGATTTGATCATGGCATGTTTGTGCCTCTCAAAATCATGTATCCGGAAGCCGATATTCCCTGTGTCCAGCTGTCAATTGTGAATTCGCTGGAGCCACAGCAACACATTCAAATGGGGCAGGCACTGCAGTCACTTCACCAGCAAAAAGTACTGGTGATCGGCTCGGGATTTTCCTTCCATAATCTGGATGCCTTCTTCTCAGCCGAGACTCCTGAGTCGCAGAAAATGAATCAGTCATTTGAAGAGTGGCTCGTGGAAACGTTTTGCAGCACGGACTATTCGGAGACAGAGAGAATGCAGCGACTGACCGCATGGGCTGACGTTTATGGAGCCCGGTTCTGCCATCCCCGGGAAGAACATCTGCTGCCGCTCCACGTCTGCTACGGAGTCGCCCAGGCCCCGTGCAGCGCGGTTTATGAGATTCAGATCTTAAACAAGAAGGCAAGCATGTTTCTGTGGTGA